The DNA segment CGATGGAATGTCAGGCCATCATAAAATCCTGACTGAGCAAGTTCGATGACTCGCGAAGCGGGGCGTTCGGCTCGCTGTTCGAACAGCTCGAAGACCATTTCGCCATAGCCTTCCACGTTCAGTCGAAGACTGCGGTTCCCTTGCAGGACGATCGCTTCCAGCATGTCCGGATCGGCTACCGTTGCTGTCACGGTCAGCGGTCCGCCGTTGGGGTCGTAAGCATCGATGGGAACGTGAATCGGTGATCCGATGGCGACCGTTTGGTCTTCAACGTTGGCAAACGTTGGGTCTTCCGATTGAGGGATCGTGATTCCCGCATGGTCTGCGATCTGTTGCAACGTTAACAGGCCGGTTACCCGAGTCTGAGCATCAAAATCCCAGGTTGGATACACGGTGATCCCGTTTGCAGTGGCAACGGCATTGGGTTGTTGGCTGCCGTCGGTGACTTCAACAAACGGCAATTCGTTCTTGCCATCTTCGAACAGTTCTTTCTGAGCCGTACAAACTTCACACCAGTCGGCACCGTAGAAAACGACCCCTTGGTCTTTCAACAGTTTCGCAAAAGCGACCAAATCAACTGCTGGTTCGCCCTGAGCCGTTGAGTTGACGATGGACAATTGATCACCAGAGGAGCCGTCGTTCTGGTCGGTTTCTCCAATTCCGTTGGTCGAGAATAGTTCCACATCCCCTGCCAGCATCTGGCGCCCTTCAAGGGACTCAAGACGCAGGCCACGGCGTTTCGTTTCACCACTCGTACTGGTCGAATTACCCATCAGCAGGCGGCGCAAAAACGAGCGGCCACGGCTTCCAGCGGAATTGGAGCTAGCGAAATTGGACTTGGCGACCTGGGAGTTTCGTGGCGTCTGTGTCACGCTGAAAACCTGCAGAAAAAGGACTCGGTTTGGGCTGAATACCATCATGCCAGCCTACTTCCGGGAACCAGAAAAAAGGGTCCCGTACAGTTGGTTATATAGCTCTCGACAAAGAACACGCAGCATATTCAGTTAAATCATTGCAAACGTTACGGCTTAACATCGGGCTGCAACGTTAGACGCCAGCAATTGCGTATGGTTCCCGGATTTCAACGGGCGGTCCCGAAGAGGGGGAGGCTGGTTGCTTGCGGCGGGGGTGGCGCCGGCCCGAAGAAAGGGCTTTTTCAGTTCGTGTTGCGGGACTCGTTGCCTCGTCCACTACGTCAGGGAATGATGCAGCGTTCCAATGCTGGGTGAAGCGGTCCTATCTTGGTAGGAGACGTTTCAGCAAGTTAGATGAGTCCGCCAAGCCGTCCTGGTCCCATTTGGCTTTGCTACTGAAATCCCGCAAAACGGACGCAAATAGAATCGCACATCCAGCGGGAAAGGGGACGCTTTATCGTACCGGCACGCCCGGTACGGCACGCTTGCTGTCAGCAAGGTCGCGCTCCGTACCGTGGCCAGGATTTCAGTCACCGATCGAGACTAGACCTTGGTCAGCAGGTCTTTGATACCTGTCGACAGGATCGGGTCGATTGCAGGGGCACACCAGGCAACGCTTGCGGCATACCCGCCCTGCGGGAAGGCGTCCGCCGTTGGAATGTACCACGGGCCTCCGTCTCCATAGGCGGCGCAGGCAACGAATCGGTCTGGGGCTTCGGCTTGAGCCCGCAGTTGGTATTCGATGAAGCTTTCCGATGGTAGGTGGATCAACGAGACGTTGTTGAGGTGCAACCCACTAAGAGTAACCGGGATCTTCTTTTTGATTCGGCGTGACCACGCCACAGCGTAGGAAGGACGATTTCGATTGACGACGCGTTCTCCGTGATCGGAAATCTGTTGCATCAGTTTGTCTTCGTCTACCGAAGGATTGACCGGTGGCAAAATGTCTTTTGTCACCCAGCTGACCGAAGTGATCTCTTTCGGTTCTAACGCCTCTGAGGATTTCTGCATCCCGGTAAGGATCCGGTTCATCAGGATGGGACGCATTTCCTTCGAACCATCGTTGTACTTTCCTGCACCGATATTGCCGCCGCAGCCATTGAAGTACATGTGGGTGCAATCGGGTTCGGCGATTTGCATTTGTTTTCTAGCCAAACCGCAGAAATCCGAACTGACTCGACCGTCGCCGTAGTAGCTCATCGGATGGCAAGCGTAGTAGTAACAGGCTGCCACCTTTTTGTCTCCGTTGTAGAACGCTACCTGTTTCAGCATTGGGTCGATCAGACCTTCAGGATAAATCTGGTGCGCTGGCGATTTGGAACTGCTGCCTCGCTGCGAACGTACTTTTCCATCCAGCCCAATCAGCCTGCGGTTTCCGGCAACCTTTTCGACTTCCGCTTGTCCGGTAGCAACGTGGGTGACTGGAACCGTCGATTCCAATGCCTGTTGGGCTGCGGACTTTGCCGATTTCAGGCAGTTATCGAAGAAAGCTGGCTCGACCGTTAATGGCAGGTCCCCTTGGGCGGTGAGGATTTCATTGGCGTCCAAGCAGGCAAACGGTGCGTTGTGTTGGTGCACGCAGTGAACGGTGACTCGATCGATCGTGGTTCCCGCTCCATCTGCTAATGCTTGACGCCATTTGATATGGGCGGAGTTAAGCAATCCGGTCCAGTCGACGACACAGACCACGATTGGTTTTCCGCAGCCCTGCAGGACGTAGCCAATCGCTTCCAACGGATCGTCAACGGCTTCCACTGGTTTGATCCAACCTCCGCAAAGTGGATGTCCTGTTGGAGGAGTGACGTCGAATCGAAACAGACCGATGCTCAGTTTTCCCTCTTTTTCCGGGGCGGGGGCCGCGGCGGATGCCACGCTTGCGGCAATGCTTCCCGCAGCCGTTCCTGCGATCATGGTTCGGCGGTTGAATGAGCCATTAGAAGAATTGGGCATCGATGTTGCTCCAGTGAGGTACGCAAGGAAGGAAAATTGAGAGGAAGGGAAAACGCGGGGAAAGGTAGGATACAGCAGCCGCGAGGAGGCCGTGGTCCATGCTGGTCGAATCGTGCGGCCAGCTTGGATGGGGAAGTGGAGGGGAGGGCGGAGGTGGGAGAGCGGTGGCGGTGTTGATATGGATTGCGGTTGATGCGTTTACGGCGGACCAATTGTGTTACAGATCGTTACCAACTGGTCCCTTGGGGTTTGCTAATATAGGGGGGCTTCGTTTCAAAAATCCTCGCTGGGGCTCTGCCGATGAACCGCGCTTCGTTGTTTCGATTTATGTCAGTCTTCGTTGTCGTTTTGTCGGCGGCAATTATTGCCCCAGGAACGGCTGCACAAGCCCAGGGCAGTGGAAAGGCTTCCAATCCTGAAAACTTGAGCGAATCGATCGGCCCACTGTTGTCGATTCTCTCGGGCAATTCCGAAACGTTTGCAATCACCGCCGGAATCGATGTTCAAATCGATGACCGAATTCAACACGTAGACGCTCGATTGGTCCGCTTTGACAGCGAATCTTTCGACCTTCAACTTACGCACTCCGACTACAGTTTGCAAATTCGTCGACGTGCGAATGAGACCGCCTTTGCACTTCCTCACCATAAAGTTGTGTTTACGGGGGCTGGAAAGCTCGTCGGCGACGACCAGCTGGCACCGGGGGGGATGGCGGCAAGACTAATTGGATCGGGATCGGTCGTGGCCTTGTACGCGCCGGTGATCCTTGGGGGAGACCCCGCGGTCGTGTCGCAGGTGTTGACCAATTTAATCGACACCGAATTCGATTCGAGCCAGAACCGATGGCAATTCGATGACGATTTCTCGATGCAATTTAGCAATCAAAATCGAAATGTCGCGATTCAAGTGGATGGCGAACACTCGGCGGTTGTCAAAATTGAAACCAATCTGCCGGCAATGTCCGACGTCAATGACTGGCCCGGATATCAAATGGTTTCGTTGGAACGAAAAGAGATCGAGCGAACGCTTGCCCGAGGCGTCCGTCGAGCGATGGAGATTCTGCTTCCCTCACGCCAATTGACCAACCCGCCAGAACAGAACAAGACGGTTGAACATGGAGAATTGCGTTGGCAGGACGGGCAGCGTGTGGTGCTACTGCATGGGACGCCGGAGGAAGTTGGGTTTGCCCACGGGCAGTTGTTGAACAAAGAAGCACAACGGTGTATCGATTCCGTTCTCTATACCTTTGGGACGGTCAATACGATCCGCAACGGCACCTGGTTTCGCAATGATTTAGATCAGGCCTATCAGAGGCTCGCTCCTTTCATTCCAGAGGACCACCAAGCCGAAACGTTTGCGTTTGCTAAGGCGATGGAACTGGAACCCGAAACGGCTCAGGCGATCAACGTCTTTCCTGAATTGTTTCATTGCAGTGGATTTGCTCTGTTCGGTAAGGCAACGGTCGACGGAAAACTACTGCATGGGCGTGTTCTGGACTATATGACAACGATTGGACTGCAAGATTCGGCGACCACATTTATCGTTTCGATCGATGGGAAGCACGGGTTCGCGAATGTTGGTTATGCCGGATTCATTGGTAGCGTCAGCGGGATGAATGACCAGTCGATTTCGTTGGGTGAAATGGGAGGTCATGGAGAGGGCCAATGGGATGGTGTTCCGATGGCGACCTTGATGCGGCGTGCCCTGGAAGAATGCAGTACGCTGCAGGAAGTCCAACAGCTTTGGGAAACCAATCCACGGACCTGTGAATATTATTATGTTTTCGCCGACGGTAAGACCAACGAGGCGGTGGGCGTGATGGCGACTCCTGATTTGTTAAAATTCGTCCAGCCTGGTGAGGCGCACGAACTGCTGGGAGAAGGGATCGAAGACGCGGTCGTTTTGTCAGCGGGAGGAAGGCTTAAAACGTTGCGTCAACGCGTGCAGGAAAAGTACGGTAAGGTCGATGTCGACGTTGCCAAGTGGTTGATGAGCCGACCGGTGGCGATGTCTTCGAACTTGCATAACGTTTTGTTTGTTCCTCAAGACCTGATCTTTTATGTCGCGAACGCCAGCCATTCCGAACCGGCTGCGAACCGCCCCTATGTAAAAATGGATTTGGAGGCGTTGCTGAAATCGATGCCATCCCCGACGCTTTCTCCGTAATTCTTGTTTGGGAAGGAACCGAGGCACGGTTGCCTGCGGTTTGCAGTGAAAACGACTCTTGCTGTGTGGAATGCGATGCGTACTTTGCTTTTCCTGGTTTGCCTACTTTCGCCACTTTCGGTCTCTAGATCGGAGGCGGCGGAAAGTCTGGTATTGGATTCCTCCGAATTTTCTGCTGAAGATTCGCTGAAGGTTATTTCGGATCCGTCGGGGGACGCGACTGCCTGCTTGTCCGGACTGGCGTGGCCTCCAGGAAAGTTTATGGTTCAAACTGCGCCTCCCGTTTCACGGATGGCAGATGCATTGATTTCGTTTCCCTCACCGGTTCCCAGCGGAGATGCGAGGAATGACCGGGTTACCATGGAGTGGCATGCCGCTCGTGACAAAGAAGGGAAAATCGCGACCCGCCCTGCAGTCGTTGTTGTCCATGAATCCGGTTCCAAAATGGCGGTGGGACGTCTGTTTGCCATGGGGTTCCAAGCCAGTGGTGTGCATGCGTTTTTGATTCATCTGCCCTACTACGGCGAACGCTTAGGCTCTAATCAAAAACATGATCGCGTTCACTCTTTGGATTCGATGATTCAAGCGGTCACCGATGTGCGCAGAGCACGCGATGCGGTCGCTGCTCTACCCTTTGTCGAAAAACAACACGTCTCCGTCCAAGGGACCAGCTTGGGCGGGTTTGTGGCCGCGACGAGCGCCAGTTTAGATAGTGGTCCGGCCGGATCCGGATACGAGAACGTCTTTGTTCTATTGGCGGGTGGGAATCTGATAGACGTGATTCAGTCCGGTAAACGAGATGCCGCAAAATTCAAAGAGCGTTTGCTTCAGGCCGGTTTTGAAATGGAGCAGATTCGGGATATCGTTTACAACGTGGAACCGCTGCGGATTGCTCATCGCCTGAATCCGAAACGGACCTGGATGTTCACGGCGAATCAAGATCAGGTTGTCCCGCTAAAAAATGCACTCGCTTTGGCCGAACGTATCGGCTTGGAAGAGACGCACCATTTTCGCTTTGATGCGGACCACTACTCGGGAATCTATTTCGTCCCGATCGTGCTGAAAGATATGGTCGGTGCGATTGAAGCCTCGGCGGAGCCTGCCCCGCAATCGAGCTCGCTAGATTCTTAGCTCGGATTGTTTCGGGGGGAACGCGAACCTCGGTATTTTTTGTCTGCGACAAGTCCAGTCACTGACGAAAATACGGTACGATGTCGCCGAAACAAAAACGCCGCGACACGAATCGCGCTCTGTCTAGATTGAATTCCGGCCAGGTTGGTCGTTCGAATCCAATTCACGGCAGCCTTTGGTAAAACGTCAGGAAAAGGCGAATGGATGGTTCCAATGTTTAAGACAAATGCACCTCAAGATCTTGAGGAATTGGAAGAGCGGCTAAGTTGTCCGTCCGCTGCACTGGTCAATGAAATGGCTCAAATCGAGGGAGACATCTTGTTCCTCGGTGCTGGTGGAAAATTGGGGCCTTCGATCACGCGGATGGCGAAACGGGCGACTGACGAAGCGGGGGTCTCACGTCGAATTATTGCGGTATCAAGATTTTCGAACCAAGCGGCTCGTGAGCAATTGAACGCGTGCGGAGTGGAAACGGTTGCTGCCGATCTGATGTCCTCCGAACAACTCTCTGCACTTCCCGATGCAGCCAATGTCATCTTTATGGCCGGCCATAAATTTGGGATCGCTAACAATCCATCCAGTACTTGGGCGATGAATTCGTACCTTCCCGGTCGAGTCATGGAGCGATACAGCGACAGCCGTATCGCGGCGTTTTCAACCGGCTGCGTGTACGGGCTGAGTCCACTCACTCAGGGTGGCGCTATCGAATCCGATCCGCTGTTGCCGACCGATGAGTACAGCATGAGCTGCATTGGACGGGAACGAATGGTCGAGCACTTCAGCAAAGTAAACCAGACTCCCGCGACCATCCTGCGACTGAATTATGCGGTTGAAATGCGGTATGGGGTGTTGGTCGATATCGCCAGTGCGGTCTTCACCGATCAGCCGATCGATTTGACGATGGGATACTGCAATGTGATTTGGCAAGGCGATGCAAATGCGATGGCGTTGCGTTCCTTGGCCCTTGCCGATACCCCTGCATTCGCCATTAATCTTGTTGGACCTGAACTGCTTAGCGTCCGCAGAATAGCCGATA comes from the Roseimaritima multifibrata genome and includes:
- a CDS encoding C45 family autoproteolytic acyltransferase/hydolase, which encodes MSVFVVVLSAAIIAPGTAAQAQGSGKASNPENLSESIGPLLSILSGNSETFAITAGIDVQIDDRIQHVDARLVRFDSESFDLQLTHSDYSLQIRRRANETAFALPHHKVVFTGAGKLVGDDQLAPGGMAARLIGSGSVVALYAPVILGGDPAVVSQVLTNLIDTEFDSSQNRWQFDDDFSMQFSNQNRNVAIQVDGEHSAVVKIETNLPAMSDVNDWPGYQMVSLERKEIERTLARGVRRAMEILLPSRQLTNPPEQNKTVEHGELRWQDGQRVVLLHGTPEEVGFAHGQLLNKEAQRCIDSVLYTFGTVNTIRNGTWFRNDLDQAYQRLAPFIPEDHQAETFAFAKAMELEPETAQAINVFPELFHCSGFALFGKATVDGKLLHGRVLDYMTTIGLQDSATTFIVSIDGKHGFANVGYAGFIGSVSGMNDQSISLGEMGGHGEGQWDGVPMATLMRRALEECSTLQEVQQLWETNPRTCEYYYVFADGKTNEAVGVMATPDLLKFVQPGEAHELLGEGIEDAVVLSAGGRLKTLRQRVQEKYGKVDVDVAKWLMSRPVAMSSNLHNVLFVPQDLIFYVANASHSEPAANRPYVKMDLEALLKSMPSPTLSP
- a CDS encoding alpha/beta hydrolase family protein, whose protein sequence is MRTLLFLVCLLSPLSVSRSEAAESLVLDSSEFSAEDSLKVISDPSGDATACLSGLAWPPGKFMVQTAPPVSRMADALISFPSPVPSGDARNDRVTMEWHAARDKEGKIATRPAVVVVHESGSKMAVGRLFAMGFQASGVHAFLIHLPYYGERLGSNQKHDRVHSLDSMIQAVTDVRRARDAVAALPFVEKQHVSVQGTSLGGFVAATSASLDSGPAGSGYENVFVLLAGGNLIDVIQSGKRDAAKFKERLLQAGFEMEQIRDIVYNVEPLRIAHRLNPKRTWMFTANQDQVVPLKNALALAERIGLEETHHFRFDADHYSGIYFVPIVLKDMVGAIEASAEPAPQSSSLDS
- a CDS encoding NAD-dependent epimerase/dehydratase family protein, translating into MFKTNAPQDLEELEERLSCPSAALVNEMAQIEGDILFLGAGGKLGPSITRMAKRATDEAGVSRRIIAVSRFSNQAAREQLNACGVETVAADLMSSEQLSALPDAANVIFMAGHKFGIANNPSSTWAMNSYLPGRVMERYSDSRIAAFSTGCVYGLSPLTQGGAIESDPLLPTDEYSMSCIGRERMVEHFSKVNQTPATILRLNYAVEMRYGVLVDIASAVFTDQPIDLTMGYCNVIWQGDANAMALRSLALADTPAFAINLVGPELLSVRRIADSFAQIFGKEVRFTGTESPECLLTNGNLCQQVFGYPQVPVQAVIEWTAEWIRSGGQTLNKPTGFQVRDGKY